The following is a genomic window from bacterium.
TATATAGCAGCAGGCATTATTCAATTATTCCCACCACTCTATGGAGTGGCTAACGCGGTCGACCAAATCGGTGCCGGCTTAGATCAAGTGCATGGATTTTTCCATACTTTTAACCACGAGTTAAACGATCTACTCGACCAAGATAATGGAGATCCCAATTCAGATATTAATAAATATATCGAAATTTATAACACTGACGCACTTTCGACCTATCAGGGTTTACTTTTTGTGGCGATGCAAGCATCACGTGCTGAAGTGGTAAAGAAAGTTGCCGAGAAAATGGACCCTAAGGTTAAGACCACGACTGTCTTGGGGCTTGCAAGTGAAACAATGAGTGGGGATGAATTAATGACTGCTGTAGACTGGGTGATTGACGACCCAGATAAGCGTGAAGCTCCATTTGATACATTTAATTCCACGTTCAATAAAGTCATGGGTGAGGAGTCGAACACAGATGATCATCCAGTCTTACTTGGCGCTTTAACGGAAGCATCATTGGATCGTTTTACAATCGGACGTAATCGTGAGGGCCAACAGAATTTAATTCGTAGTTTCAACTTTGGTGAGATCCTGCCTGGTTGGATTACAGACGCTCTAGTTATTTTTCAAGTTGAGAAGTGTATTGAGAGTTGTTTAGGAAGTTTTTTTACAGAATGTGATTGTGACTTTGAGTCACACGCTATTCTTGGCGCGCAGGCCCAGTACGGCCAGGAGGATGACTTCGATCAAGCGCGAGTTCCAGTCATAGCAAGACAGCGCATGCGCGAAGTAAATTTCTTCGGCTTAGATTTAAGTCTCGGTAATATGACTGGCCTGCTTGGAATTCCAGCTGTCTGGGGGCACACTAGCGGTGAAAAATTTGCTGACATTGGCAATTATGCAAACCGCGCGGATTTTGAAGACTTTGACTGGGATCGCTTCTGGGAATGTCAAATGAACTCTGGTCAATGTTCGCTCAATGAAATCAATTCAGCACTGTCACAAAAAAGTGGTCTTGTCTTAGGGGGAGTTTCTGCACTGTGCGGCGCTTTTTCAGGCGGAGCTTGGGTGGACGATCACTGGGATGGCTCGTTTGATTACACTGCTGCATGCGGAGTGCGTTATTTTAATTATCTGGCAAATGTTTGTTGGGGCGATGCTTTTAGTTACTTTACAGATACCTGTGACCAGGGATTTGAAGATGGTGTTCCACGCTACGACTGGAAAACAGATTTAAATAACGTCGGGTTTTCAACTTATATTTACGATCAAACTGGCGCTGAGCAGCGTCCGACTGGGACCAAAGGTGGGGATAATAATAATCTCTTAGCTGGGCCATCAATCGCAGTTTATGGAGTTAAGGATCAACAAGATGTGCGCACGATCTCAGGTCTAGGTATTGGAAATACATACCCGTTATCGGCACTTGCACGGTCGCAGGTTTACTATCAACGCAATCCTAATCGACCTGACGAAAAACCTAATTTGTTTAATCCTTACTGGGTTGCAAGGCTTGCACCGGTTGATAGTGAAGATACACAAGCAATGCTTAAAGAAGTCATTCCATTTGTTGGTAGTTATGGAATTCCAATAAAGCCTACGAACTAAGGAACTATGTCAGGAGAGCGTAAGCGTAAAAATTCTGAGCTAGGACAATCGATGGTAGAATTTACCATCTTGCTACTTGTTTTCCTAACTCTAGGCGCAGGCATGCTTTACGTTAACCGCCTGCTTAACTTCGATTACTGGGCTGAACAAGAAGCACGCTATATTGCATTCGAACGCACATGGGTTGGTAAAACTTGGAATAGCGATCCGCTGACTGACCTTGATACTCCAGCAACATTTCACCGTCCCAAGGAAGTAAATAAGCTTGATGTTGAGCGCACTGATATTGAACTTGGCGGCTTTGACGATTTATTTGCCTGGCTGGGCAGTAACTGGTCTGAAAAATTTGATCGCAAAACTTGGACCGAGCCTGCTCCAAACTTCATGCTCGCCTGGAAGGAGTCACTGAACGCTGTGGAGACGGCATTAGCCTCACAGTTTACAGACGTGCGCGTAAGTCGCGAGACTAAGCTTTTACCTCCGGCTTTACCTGAGCGCCCGAAGTTCATGGCAACTGAAAAAATCCTGGAGTTAGTTAAGAAGCACCAATTTGGCGAAAAATTCTGTGTAACGATGCGAGATTTATTTGAAAGTAACGTTAAGTATCAAGCCTTTGCTACGCCTTTTACGGCTGAAGACTGCCCTGAAATTTACAGCTCATACTTTGCCTTTCAGTTAGCCAAGGGCTTTAAGCCACAGGAAATATTTCGAGCGATTTCTGAACGAGTGGAGAATGGACAAAAGACTGCTGATGCGCTGGAGCAAACCATGCAGGGTTTTGTGGCCAGAGAGTTTTATTCATTTTTTGATACTAAGGTGAAGTCAGCTTTTAACCAGACTGTTGGCCAAATTAATGATGGCTTTGAGTCGCAAGAACAACTTTGGAACAATGACAGCGATCTTACACGCTTGGAGAATAAGGGGCGCTACCTAGGCTCGAGTGTGGCTCTCGACGTGCTCGAAGACGTCGCAGACGATATTCGTGACTCGAGCAGCTCGAGTCGGAATTGGCAAAATGAGAGAAACGCTGAGCGTGATTTGAATGAAATGCTGCACTACGATGCGACTGAGAATGGCGTAATCCCTGGAGGATATTTACTGCTTTGGGATGGCTTTGAGCTCTCAATTGATCACTTTCCATTTATTACTGAAGTCTTTCGTCCACTTGCTCCGGGACTATTTAATGGAGCGATGCGTTTAGCGCTCGACCAAGAAGACAGTTTAGAATCACCTTTGATCGATGACTCAAATGTGCAAGTTACAGTGGAATATACCGCAGAGAAGGGCCTTTTTTCTGCGGCACGTGCGCGTTGGAGCACTTCAAATAAGGTATTAAGCTCGAGCTATTTTCTCGTCACCGAGCCTTGGCACATCCAGCGGCGTAGCGGTGGACTTGGGCCTTACCGTGGACTTGGTAGTGATGATGACCAAATGGATGATGAGTCTGATGAGGCAATGTTAAGACGCCGCACTTTTGGTTATTTCGTATTGCCAACTCCATTAACTGCACTGTTTGATCCATTGACGGCTGTAGTCCCAGAGCTTGAACCGATTGTTGATCTGCTTTCTCCAGTAGATGACGTGCTTTCTTGGGTAAAGGATTTTGTCTTCGATAATCCACTTCTCGATGTGCTCGATTGGATGAATGGAATTCCTGGTTTCGATAGCGTAGACTTTACATTCCCACGTTTACCAGCTGTCAGGCCTGCAGCCTATCCACACACTTCAGAATTAACAGGAGATCGATCAACTGGGAGTAAGTCATCGACATATACGCGAGACTTTAACGACTTTATTCAAGAGCAAAAGGATCATAATCCGCCACCGAAGCCGGAGTTTTATGACTAAGCGTTTAAATTATTCCCGCGCAGCTAAAATCTATGGCTTAACGCTAGTCTTAAGCGTCATCTGCTTGTCTTTTGCTTATGGCTTGGTGCGGGGTTTACGCGCGCCGCAAGTTGCTTTGGCACGAGAGTACTATCCAGTGACTAATGACGAGGTAGAAATTTCAGACCTAGTGTCTGGAATAGAGCTCGAGCGTGTCGGTTCAGGAGCAACGCGCATCAATGGCAAGCCGGTAGAATTATATCGCGTGTTATCTGAAAGAAACCCAGCGATGATTCTCCGCCAACAGGAGGAGCGCTGGA
Proteins encoded in this region:
- a CDS encoding Tad domain-containing protein; the encoded protein is MLLALRRHSARNNKRVNQRGQVLVIGLIMAISLVMIAITVANVGMMVSQKIRLQNTVDASAYSAAVIEARYMNLAAYINRAIIANYDMMAFNTALWATTDAYDHGLASLVGTLYIAAGIIQLFPPLYGVANAVDQIGAGLDQVHGFFHTFNHELNDLLDQDNGDPNSDINKYIEIYNTDALSTYQGLLFVAMQASRAEVVKKVAEKMDPKVKTTTVLGLASETMSGDELMTAVDWVIDDPDKREAPFDTFNSTFNKVMGEESNTDDHPVLLGALTEASLDRFTIGRNREGQQNLIRSFNFGEILPGWITDALVIFQVEKCIESCLGSFFTECDCDFESHAILGAQAQYGQEDDFDQARVPVIARQRMREVNFFGLDLSLGNMTGLLGIPAVWGHTSGEKFADIGNYANRADFEDFDWDRFWECQMNSGQCSLNEINSALSQKSGLVLGGVSALCGAFSGGAWVDDHWDGSFDYTAACGVRYFNYLANVCWGDAFSYFTDTCDQGFEDGVPRYDWKTDLNNVGFSTYIYDQTGAEQRPTGTKGGDNNNLLAGPSIAVYGVKDQQDVRTISGLGIGNTYPLSALARSQVYYQRNPNRPDEKPNLFNPYWVARLAPVDSEDTQAMLKEVIPFVGSYGIPIKPTN